One genomic region from Amycolatopsis sp. FBCC-B4732 encodes:
- a CDS encoding fatty acyl-AMP ligase, translating into MPRPTAPVTVPEDVLRVSIVERLFARADDPRPLYTHQDHSHAAEHTLTWAEFAARVRVVAGELRRAAEPGERVAILAGQELAYPLAFFGALAAGLVAVPLMVPSNAAQAERLAGVLADSGARVWLTSAAAAARLPAHEHVVVVDELTGPGADPVLPDPEAPAYLQYTSGSTREPAGAVIPHRAIVAACWQGGRAYAVDEGTTCAGWIPFFHDMGLIQLLCLPVFAGGRAVFMAPAEFVHRPRRWLRQLADYPAVFTAAPNFAYDLAAEAGAEDGLDLSDVRVALNGAEPVRPGTGERFLAVFGPHGFRREAYRPSYGLAEATVYVASAGPEGPRGAVFDREALAQGQAVEIVDGQELVSVGRPVGQRVRIVHDGHEQPDGTVGEIWIHGPNVATGYWGRGDAAAFGGVLDGLGGWLRTGDLGVVHRGDLYVTGRLKDLIVVDGRNFHPQDIEAAAAEAHPAVRRDRVAAFGVTDDDGEGAVVVAEWARGAEADVKEVTRAVLRAVSAEHALTLRRVHLVPSGGLPRTSSGKVARSAAKARYGGDRG; encoded by the coding sequence GTGCCCCGTCCGACCGCGCCGGTGACCGTGCCCGAGGACGTGCTGCGCGTCTCGATCGTGGAGCGGCTCTTCGCCCGCGCGGACGATCCGCGGCCGCTCTACACCCACCAGGACCACTCCCACGCCGCCGAGCACACGCTGACCTGGGCCGAGTTCGCCGCCCGGGTCCGGGTGGTCGCGGGGGAGCTGCGGCGGGCCGCCGAGCCGGGGGAGCGGGTCGCGATCCTCGCGGGCCAGGAGCTCGCCTACCCGCTCGCGTTCTTCGGCGCGCTGGCCGCCGGGCTCGTCGCGGTCCCGCTGATGGTGCCGTCGAACGCGGCGCAGGCCGAGCGGCTCGCCGGGGTGCTGGCCGACTCCGGCGCCCGCGTGTGGCTGACGTCGGCGGCCGCGGCGGCGCGGCTGCCCGCGCACGAGCACGTCGTCGTGGTCGACGAGCTGACCGGCCCGGGCGCCGATCCGGTGCTCCCGGACCCGGAAGCACCCGCGTACCTGCAGTACACCTCGGGGTCGACGCGCGAGCCGGCGGGCGCGGTGATCCCGCACCGGGCGATCGTCGCCGCCTGCTGGCAGGGCGGCCGGGCTTACGCCGTCGACGAAGGCACGACCTGCGCGGGCTGGATCCCGTTCTTCCACGACATGGGCCTGATCCAGCTGCTGTGCCTGCCGGTCTTCGCCGGCGGCCGGGCGGTGTTCATGGCGCCGGCGGAGTTCGTGCACCGGCCGCGGCGGTGGCTGCGGCAGCTGGCCGACTACCCCGCCGTGTTCACCGCGGCCCCGAACTTCGCCTACGACCTCGCGGCCGAGGCCGGCGCGGAAGACGGCCTCGACCTCTCGGACGTGCGGGTCGCGCTCAACGGCGCCGAGCCCGTCCGCCCGGGCACGGGGGAACGCTTCCTGGCGGTCTTCGGCCCGCACGGGTTCCGGCGCGAGGCATACCGGCCGTCCTACGGGCTCGCCGAAGCCACCGTGTACGTCGCGAGCGCCGGGCCGGAAGGTCCGCGCGGCGCCGTTTTCGACCGCGAAGCCCTCGCGCAGGGGCAGGCGGTCGAAATCGTCGACGGGCAGGAACTGGTGTCCGTCGGGCGGCCGGTCGGGCAGCGCGTGCGGATCGTCCACGACGGACACGAGCAGCCCGACGGCACCGTCGGCGAAATCTGGATCCACGGCCCGAACGTCGCCACCGGCTACTGGGGGCGCGGCGACGCCGCGGCGTTCGGCGGCGTCCTCGACGGGCTCGGCGGCTGGCTGCGCACCGGCGACCTCGGCGTCGTGCACCGCGGCGACCTCTACGTGACCGGGCGGCTCAAGGACCTCATCGTCGTCGACGGCCGCAACTTCCACCCGCAGGACATCGAGGCCGCGGCCGCGGAGGCCCATCCGGCCGTCCGCCGCGACCGCGTCGCCGCGTTCGGCGTGACCGACGACGACGGCGAAGGCGCCGTGGTGGTCGCCGAGTGGGCGCGCGGGGCCGAGGCGGACGTCAAGGAAGTGACCCGGGCCGTGCTGCGCGCGGTGTCCGCCGAGCACGCTCTCACCCTCCGCAGGGTGCATCTGGTCCCTTCCGGTGGACTTCCGCGCACCTCCAGCGGGAAGGTCGCCCGGTCGGCCGCGAAGGCACGTTATGGTGGCGACCGTGGGTGA
- a CDS encoding cysteine hydrolase family protein: MPPLDPDRTALHRRHRRRPRARRARRLGAHLVRRRRIRRHPGTSVFAATADHRAAMHADAPATQIDARLVPEDEDVRVRKIRVGAFTTTGLEARLRARGITTLVLAGISTSGVVLSTVREAMDRDYRVVVLRDACADREAATHDFLTGTLFPRTCSVVDVAGLGDLWADR; the protein is encoded by the coding sequence ATGCCCCCGCTTGACCCGGACCGCACCGCTTTGCACCGCCGCCATCGACGGCGTCCGCGCGCACGGCGGGCACGTCGGCTGGGTGCGCATCTCGTTCGAAGACGCCGAATTCGACGCCATCCCGGAACGAGCGTGTTCGCGGCGACCGCGGACCACCGGGCCGCGATGCACGCCGACGCACCGGCCACGCAGATCGACGCGCGGCTCGTGCCCGAGGACGAGGACGTCCGGGTGCGCAAGATCCGCGTCGGTGCCTTCACCACCACAGGCCTCGAAGCGCGGCTGCGTGCGCGCGGGATCACGACGCTGGTCCTCGCCGGGATCAGCACCAGCGGCGTCGTGCTGAGCACGGTCCGCGAAGCGATGGACCGCGACTACCGCGTCGTCGTCCTGCGCGACGCCTGCGCCGACCGCGAAGCGGCGACGCACGACTTCCTCACCGGCACGCTGTTCCCGCGCACGTGCTCGGTCGTGGACGTGGCCGGGCTCGGGGACCTCTGGGCCGACCGGTAG
- a CDS encoding MFS transporter, with protein MTTRERPRAGFDRKLLAPLISGAVLNPVNSTIIAVALVPIGVAFGQPASATAWLISALYLATAVGQPVAGRLIDRYGPRRLFLPATALVGVAGVLGTFAPNLGVLIAARVVLGFGTCAGYPAAMRLIRDESERTGHDSPASVLTVLAVSTQTISVIGPALGGLLIGVGGWRATFAINIPIALVAFVLGARRFPKAPKRASKGGFDLDFPGMALFAGTLVALLLFLMHPAAGQWYLPVLATAGAIGFAVRELTCAHPFIDLRLLGRNGPLLRTYGRALLAYVVAYSFLYGYTQWLEHARGLSAAQAGLATLPLFATAIVVSLVSGRREAVRGKLVVAALGQLAGCALLLTLDASAAVWLLVVIALVAGVPQGLNSLALQNSVYRQANPADIAASAGLLRTFGYLGAIVSSALQGAFFGPAAETAGLHGFALLLVGIGVLFLLLTVFDRALPRRAPRPEDEDAPA; from the coding sequence ATGACGACGCGTGAACGGCCGCGGGCCGGGTTCGACCGGAAGCTGCTGGCCCCGCTCATCTCGGGCGCGGTGCTCAACCCGGTCAACTCCACGATCATCGCGGTCGCGCTGGTGCCGATCGGCGTGGCGTTCGGCCAGCCCGCGTCGGCCACCGCGTGGCTGATCTCCGCGCTGTACCTGGCCACCGCCGTCGGGCAGCCGGTCGCCGGGCGGCTGATCGACCGCTACGGCCCGCGCCGGCTGTTCCTCCCGGCCACGGCGCTGGTCGGCGTGGCGGGCGTGCTCGGCACGTTCGCGCCGAACCTCGGCGTGCTGATCGCCGCCCGGGTCGTGCTCGGCTTCGGCACCTGCGCGGGCTACCCGGCCGCGATGCGGCTGATCCGCGACGAAAGCGAACGCACCGGCCACGACAGCCCCGCGTCCGTCCTCACGGTGCTGGCGGTCTCGACCCAGACGATCTCGGTGATCGGCCCGGCGCTGGGCGGCCTGCTGATCGGCGTCGGCGGCTGGCGGGCGACCTTCGCGATCAACATCCCGATCGCGCTCGTCGCCTTCGTCCTCGGCGCCCGCCGCTTCCCGAAGGCGCCGAAACGCGCGTCGAAAGGCGGGTTCGACCTCGACTTCCCCGGCATGGCGCTGTTCGCCGGCACGCTCGTCGCGTTGCTGCTGTTCCTGATGCACCCGGCCGCGGGGCAGTGGTACCTGCCGGTCCTCGCGACCGCCGGGGCCATCGGCTTCGCCGTTCGGGAACTGACCTGCGCGCACCCGTTCATCGACCTGCGGCTGCTCGGCCGCAACGGCCCGCTGCTGCGCACCTACGGCCGCGCGTTGCTCGCCTACGTTGTCGCGTACAGCTTCCTCTACGGCTACACACAATGGCTCGAGCACGCCCGCGGCCTGTCGGCGGCCCAGGCGGGGCTCGCGACACTGCCGCTGTTCGCGACGGCGATCGTCGTCTCGCTCGTCAGCGGCCGCCGGGAAGCCGTGCGCGGCAAGCTGGTCGTCGCCGCGCTCGGGCAGCTCGCGGGCTGCGCGCTGCTGCTGACCCTGGACGCCTCCGCCGCCGTCTGGCTGCTCGTCGTCATCGCGCTCGTGGCCGGGGTACCGCAGGGGCTGAACAGCCTCGCGCTGCAGAACTCCGTGTACCGCCAGGCGAATCCCGCCGACATCGCCGCGTCGGCCGGGCTGCTGCGCACCTTCGGCTACCTCGGCGCGATCGTCTCTTCCGCGCTGCAAGGCGCTTTCTTCGGCCCCGCCGCCGAAACCGCCGGCCTGCACGGGTTCGCGCTGCTGCTCGTCGGCATCGGCGTCCTGTTCCTGCTGCTGACCGTGTTCGACCGTGCCCTGCCCCGCCGCGCCCCCCGGCCCGAGGACGAAGATGCCCCCGCTTGA
- a CDS encoding MarR family winged helix-turn-helix transcriptional regulator, whose product MPPKTVPAPAIAAAQSLRVLVGRLRRKMMDATAVGDLTSAQASALARLAKLEPTTASVLAGAERVRPQSMAATVAALEKLGLVRREDDPGDGRRQLIFFTPEGRAYAKGARASREEWLARALAEQLTEAEVAVVNEALALLGRIVEP is encoded by the coding sequence ATGCCTCCGAAAACGGTTCCCGCGCCGGCGATCGCGGCCGCGCAGTCGTTGCGCGTGCTCGTGGGACGGCTGCGGCGGAAGATGATGGACGCGACGGCGGTCGGCGACCTGACGTCCGCGCAGGCCTCGGCGCTCGCCCGGCTCGCGAAGCTGGAGCCGACGACGGCGAGCGTGCTGGCCGGCGCCGAGCGGGTGCGCCCGCAGTCGATGGCCGCGACCGTGGCCGCGCTGGAAAAGCTCGGCCTGGTGCGCCGCGAGGACGACCCCGGAGACGGCCGCCGCCAGCTCATCTTCTTCACGCCCGAAGGCCGCGCGTACGCCAAGGGAGCCCGCGCGTCACGGGAGGAGTGGCTGGCCCGTGCGCTCGCGGAGCAGCTCACCGAAGCCGAAGTCGCCGTGGTCAACGAGGCGCTCGCCCTGCTCGGCCGCATCGTCGAACCATGA
- a CDS encoding DUF2087 domain-containing protein, protein MASPEALVSALADPERLLLFARICAAPEGLPAGEVPAKLVRRLADAGLVIADGDHYRPVPGVFREALAKGPTDPLDGLFRHGRLVTIPHSGKRRQLLLAHLAERFEPGRLYTEQDVREKLVMVHDDHATLRRYLIDEGLLQRSNDGGAYGRPSEARAAG, encoded by the coding sequence ATGGCCTCACCGGAAGCACTGGTCTCCGCGCTCGCGGACCCGGAACGACTGCTGCTGTTCGCCCGCATCTGCGCCGCGCCCGAGGGGCTGCCGGCCGGCGAGGTCCCGGCCAAGCTCGTCAGACGGCTGGCCGACGCGGGTCTCGTGATCGCCGACGGCGACCACTACCGGCCGGTGCCCGGCGTTTTCCGCGAAGCGCTCGCGAAGGGGCCGACGGACCCGCTCGACGGGCTCTTCCGCCACGGCAGGCTCGTCACCATCCCGCATTCCGGCAAGCGGCGGCAGCTGCTGCTCGCCCACCTCGCCGAGCGGTTCGAGCCCGGCCGCCTCTACACCGAGCAGGACGTCCGCGAGAAGCTCGTGATGGTCCACGACGACCACGCGACCCTGCGCCGCTACCTGATCGACGAAGGCCTGCTGCAGCGCAGCAACGACGGCGGTGCCTACGGCCGCCCGTCGGAGGCCCGCGCCGCCGGCTGA
- a CDS encoding sigma-70 family RNA polymerase sigma factor, translating into MPDFAAATEPHRRELLAHCYRMLGSVQEAEDLVQDTLVRAWKAWPGYDPARASVRTWLHRIATNVCLTALEGRARRPLPSGLGRPGEDPAAPLTPSFEIPWLQPFPDARSDDPGRGTLRLALLAAMQTLPPKQRAVLILRDVLEFSAAEVAGFLDTTSASVNSALQRARAGLGGLSVEEVAEPADAAVRAVLDRYVRAFERADVAGLVGLLTDDVVMEMPPVPLWFRGRDDYGRFLERLFAVRGPDWRLTPATANGQPALVAYCRDGTGVYRLHTLQVFTVTKAGVAHNVVFADPAVLASFDLPATQPAARASDGRP; encoded by the coding sequence ATGCCGGACTTCGCCGCGGCCACCGAGCCGCACCGCCGTGAGCTGCTGGCGCACTGCTACCGCATGCTCGGCTCGGTGCAGGAGGCCGAGGACCTGGTTCAGGACACGCTGGTCCGCGCCTGGAAGGCATGGCCGGGCTACGACCCGGCGCGGGCCTCGGTGCGCACCTGGCTCCACCGCATCGCGACCAATGTCTGCCTGACCGCGCTGGAGGGACGCGCCCGGCGCCCGCTGCCGTCCGGGCTCGGCCGGCCGGGTGAAGACCCGGCCGCCCCGCTGACGCCGTCGTTCGAAATCCCGTGGCTGCAGCCGTTCCCGGACGCGCGCTCGGACGACCCCGGCCGGGGCACGCTCCGGCTGGCCTTGCTGGCGGCGATGCAGACGCTCCCGCCGAAGCAGCGTGCGGTGCTGATCCTGCGGGACGTCCTGGAGTTCAGCGCCGCGGAGGTGGCCGGGTTCCTCGACACCACTTCGGCCTCCGTCAACAGCGCGCTGCAGCGGGCCCGGGCCGGCCTCGGCGGGCTGTCCGTGGAGGAGGTCGCCGAGCCGGCCGACGCGGCGGTGCGGGCGGTGCTGGACCGCTACGTGCGGGCGTTCGAACGCGCCGACGTCGCCGGCCTGGTCGGGCTGCTGACCGACGACGTCGTGATGGAGATGCCGCCGGTGCCGCTGTGGTTCCGCGGCCGCGACGACTACGGCCGGTTCCTCGAGCGGCTGTTCGCCGTGCGCGGCCCGGACTGGCGGCTGACGCCCGCGACGGCCAACGGCCAGCCCGCGCTGGTCGCGTACTGCCGCGACGGCACCGGGGTGTACCGGCTGCACACCCTGCAGGTGTTCACCGTGACGAAAGCGGGCGTGGCGCACAACGTCGTGTTCGCCGACCCCGCCGTGCTGGCGTCCTTCGACCTGCCCGCGACTCAGCCGGCGGCGCGGGCCTCCGACGGGCGGCCGTAG
- a CDS encoding bifunctional nuclease family protein: MVSVIPIEVVGMAVPVPGEAPLMLLREPDGARRWLAIMIGYGEAEALVRAREQIAQPRPGTIELLGDVLAAFGQGVAAVELTEVRDGIFYADLVLASGTRVSARPSDAVALGLRQGAPISVAEEVLDVASVQLEVEQETEGPAADVLDTEAEVARFRAELDGLRPEDFDDL; encoded by the coding sequence GTGGTCAGCGTGATCCCGATCGAGGTCGTGGGGATGGCCGTTCCGGTGCCGGGGGAAGCGCCCCTGATGTTGCTCCGGGAACCCGACGGCGCCCGGCGCTGGCTCGCCATCATGATCGGCTACGGCGAAGCCGAGGCGCTGGTGCGAGCCCGGGAACAGATCGCGCAGCCGCGCCCCGGCACGATCGAACTGCTCGGCGACGTGCTCGCGGCGTTCGGCCAGGGCGTCGCCGCGGTCGAGCTGACCGAGGTGCGCGACGGCATCTTCTACGCCGACCTCGTGCTCGCCTCCGGCACCCGCGTGTCCGCCCGCCCCAGCGACGCGGTCGCCCTCGGCCTGCGCCAGGGTGCGCCGATCAGCGTCGCCGAAGAGGTGCTCGACGTCGCGTCCGTGCAGCTGGAGGTCGAGCAGGAGACGGAAGGGCCGGCCGCCGACGTGCTCGACACCGAGGCCGAGGTCGCCCGCTTCCGCGCCGAGCTCGACGGCCTGCGGCCCGAGGACTTCGACGATCTGTGA
- a CDS encoding SRPBCC family protein, with product MEPTISRSVTVPADAGTVWSWVTDLPRMGELSPENVGGRWLDGTGPALGARFRGRNVNGALQWWTRVRVVAFEPERRFAFDVRTPFGSRVSRWEYVLAPAPGGCVVTENWYRIGSWIVRKFMGPRVTGRADRPGYNVESIEYTLAALKARAEEQTAAA from the coding sequence GTGGAACCGACGATTTCGCGCAGCGTCACCGTCCCCGCCGACGCGGGCACGGTGTGGTCGTGGGTCACCGACCTGCCCCGGATGGGCGAGCTGAGCCCCGAGAACGTCGGCGGCCGCTGGCTCGACGGCACCGGCCCGGCCCTCGGCGCGCGGTTCCGCGGCCGCAACGTGAACGGCGCCCTGCAGTGGTGGACGCGGGTGCGGGTGGTCGCGTTCGAGCCGGAGCGCCGGTTCGCCTTCGACGTGCGGACGCCGTTCGGCTCGCGGGTCTCGCGCTGGGAGTACGTGCTGGCGCCGGCGCCGGGCGGCTGCGTGGTGACCGAGAACTGGTACCGGATCGGCAGCTGGATCGTCCGGAAGTTCATGGGCCCGCGGGTCACCGGCCGCGCCGACCGGCCCGGGTACAACGTCGAGTCGATCGAGTACACGCTCGCGGCGCTCAAGGCACGGGCCGAGGAGCAGACCGCCGCCGCGTGA